Proteins from one Bacteroides mediterraneensis genomic window:
- a CDS encoding fimbrillin family protein — translation MNIRLPLHILSAATVLLFAATACTQDDLGSGTLPEGEYPLVINATGLQAVATPASTRATVDGDWQGVQTVALKMGDAVKEYTVTPNSADNTKATLSCENDPHYWTSRDPITVSAWWPLDDTDITRMPAVKVAEDQSTLAAYQGSDFISTIDRTVEFNDPKLTFTHRTARVAIELKPGTGFTNVDGATVSLVSLSADNENPTDIKTYHASGNSYEALTAPQTVTAGKPFIRVELGGGNFYFRPQNDVVLEAGNRYTYTVKVNATGLTLAGCEIGKWDDGGGESGAAEDLGYNYDNTTKTYMVYNADGLLAWAEAAKSDLSIDCTLTADIDLTGKKWTPIGKGTTSESGYQGTFDGQGHRITGLAITTDNPQGESAALFGGIGGNGDVKNLQLVDVDYDVRQNGVAGGIAMSNYGTITACSVTGDISATGGYVGGIASSNSGSIIGCWFDGNLTSGLGNGGIAALNYSTITVCFYGGNAGQGATNQGGTVDVTKVDGVTVKWQTAVDGMNPALTGNDYQWALGTDGLPVLQKKQ, via the coding sequence ATGAACATTAGACTTCCATTGCATATACTGTCCGCAGCAACCGTCCTGCTTTTTGCAGCGACTGCCTGCACGCAGGATGACCTCGGCAGCGGCACGTTGCCCGAAGGCGAGTATCCATTGGTAATCAACGCCACCGGCCTGCAAGCCGTGGCAACCCCTGCCTCCACCCGTGCCACCGTGGACGGCGACTGGCAGGGCGTACAGACCGTGGCACTCAAGATGGGCGACGCGGTAAAGGAATACACCGTAACGCCTAACTCCGCTGACAATACGAAAGCCACGCTCTCATGCGAGAACGACCCGCACTACTGGACCAGCCGCGATCCGATTACCGTATCGGCATGGTGGCCCCTCGACGATACAGACATCACACGGATGCCTGCCGTGAAGGTGGCCGAAGACCAGAGCACGCTGGCCGCATACCAAGGCAGCGACTTTATCTCCACCATCGACCGGACGGTGGAATTTAACGACCCGAAACTCACCTTTACCCACCGCACGGCACGCGTGGCCATCGAACTGAAACCCGGTACGGGATTCACGAATGTGGACGGTGCCACGGTGAGCCTCGTGAGCCTGTCCGCCGATAACGAAAACCCGACCGACATCAAGACCTACCACGCAAGCGGCAACAGCTACGAGGCACTGACCGCCCCGCAGACCGTTACGGCAGGCAAGCCGTTCATCCGCGTGGAACTTGGCGGCGGCAACTTCTACTTCCGCCCGCAGAACGACGTCGTGCTGGAGGCAGGCAACCGCTATACCTACACCGTCAAGGTGAACGCCACCGGCCTGACGCTGGCAGGCTGTGAAATCGGCAAATGGGACGACGGCGGCGGCGAGAGCGGCGCAGCCGAGGATTTGGGCTACAACTACGACAACACCACCAAGACCTACATGGTCTATAACGCAGACGGCCTGCTGGCGTGGGCGGAAGCCGCAAAGAGTGATCTCAGCATCGACTGCACCCTGACTGCCGACATCGACCTGACGGGCAAGAAGTGGACACCGATAGGTAAAGGCACCACTTCTGAATCCGGTTACCAAGGCACCTTCGACGGACAGGGACACCGCATCACGGGGCTGGCCATCACTACGGACAATCCGCAGGGTGAGAGTGCTGCGTTGTTCGGCGGTATCGGCGGCAACGGCGATGTGAAGAACCTGCAACTGGTGGATGTGGACTACGATGTGCGGCAAAACGGTGTGGCCGGTGGCATAGCGATGTCCAACTACGGCACCATTACCGCCTGCTCCGTAACGGGAGATATTTCTGCAACAGGAGGATATGTCGGCGGCATTGCGTCTTCCAACTCCGGTAGCATTATTGGCTGTTGGTTCGATGGAAATTTAACGTCAGGCCTTGGTAATGGCGGAATCGCTGCTCTCAACTATAGCACCATCACCGTCTGCTTCTATGGCGGAAATGCCGGACAAGGAGCAACTAATCAAGGAGGAACGGTAGATGTTACGAAGGTGGACGGCGTGACCGTGAAATGGCAGACAGCCGTGGATGGCATGAACCCCGCCCTCACCGGCAACGACTACCAGTGGGCACTCGGCACCGACGGCCTTCCCGTACTGCAAAAGAAACAATAA
- a CDS encoding fimbrillin family protein yields MKTRLFTFAALALALAACNNDNEILNNDGPVAAVINAEISDAVSTRASGTAWAERDEIGISESRFGYTNVPYRWESGKFTPTGTIIFFQDDDPTTFSAYYPYDADGGTLTATTDATAQQDQPAIDFLYATGATASTHNPEVNFTDDTDAGGKDCSFHHCMSQITLTFKEGSGVDFNTIKPTGYTLSGLVLEGSFDTTTGTAETDANAQTADLTMELNGALTSSVILFPQTKASIGLSVYYNSQPYTATLTIPDGALKAGNNYTYTVTVRNKDLSISSATISDWNPVNGGNVNADL; encoded by the coding sequence ATGAAGACAAGATTATTCACCTTCGCAGCACTCGCCCTCGCACTGGCAGCCTGCAATAACGACAACGAGATTCTGAACAATGACGGTCCCGTGGCCGCAGTGATTAACGCCGAAATCTCAGATGCCGTATCCACCCGCGCCAGCGGAACCGCCTGGGCGGAACGTGACGAGATAGGCATCTCCGAAAGCCGCTTCGGCTACACCAACGTACCATACCGGTGGGAAAGCGGGAAGTTCACACCGACAGGAACCATTATCTTCTTCCAAGATGACGACCCGACCACCTTCTCCGCCTACTATCCTTACGATGCGGACGGTGGGACACTGACCGCCACCACCGATGCCACGGCGCAGCAGGACCAGCCCGCCATCGACTTCCTCTATGCCACCGGTGCCACTGCCAGTACGCACAATCCTGAAGTGAACTTTACCGACGACACTGATGCAGGCGGCAAGGACTGTTCCTTCCACCACTGCATGAGCCAGATTACGCTCACCTTCAAGGAGGGCAGCGGCGTGGACTTCAATACCATCAAACCCACCGGCTACACACTCTCCGGACTGGTGCTGGAGGGCAGCTTCGACACCACCACCGGCACGGCAGAAACGGATGCGAACGCACAGACAGCCGACCTTACAATGGAACTGAACGGCGCACTCACCTCGTCGGTCATCCTCTTCCCGCAGACCAAGGCAAGCATCGGACTGAGCGTGTACTACAACAGCCAGCCCTACACCGCCACGCTCACCATTCCCGACGGCGCACTGAAAGCCGGCAACAACTACACCTACACCGTCACCGTCCGCAACAAGGACCTGAGCATCAGCTCAGCCACTATCAGCGACTGGAACCCGGTGAACGGCGGCAATGTGAATGCAGACCTTTAA
- a CDS encoding FimB/Mfa2 family fimbrial subunit, with product MLTLALLLTLGGCVKDELHDTPHPDTGKITVTADWTDRGEGVNIPASWHIVMGDYTGTETGATHSPDYLFNPGSYTLAVYNPADGITVSGTTATVATADGSFITGIPGWLFTSVQEVAIEADTDYELTAVMRQQVRELTLVIKPAGDAADRIESIEGTLSGAAGTLDFATGTHGTPSEVELHFTKITEGDDAGKWMATVRLLGIAGDAQRLTATLTYTDGNPQPTSLNSDLTSALNSFNDGKTAPLTLGGTLAETPGEAGFTSEITDWETVDGGGVDAEM from the coding sequence ATGCTGACCCTTGCGCTGCTGCTCACGCTGGGCGGCTGCGTCAAGGACGAACTGCATGACACACCGCATCCCGACACAGGTAAGATCACCGTCACCGCCGACTGGACTGACCGGGGCGAAGGAGTGAACATCCCCGCTTCGTGGCATATTGTCATGGGTGACTATACAGGCACGGAGACTGGTGCGACCCACTCGCCGGACTATCTTTTCAATCCAGGCAGTTATACCCTTGCGGTGTATAACCCTGCCGACGGCATTACGGTAAGCGGCACAACGGCTACAGTGGCGACAGCGGACGGCAGTTTCATTACGGGTATACCCGGCTGGCTCTTCACATCCGTGCAGGAGGTGGCTATAGAAGCCGACACCGATTACGAGCTGACCGCCGTCATGCGGCAGCAGGTACGAGAACTGACCCTTGTCATCAAACCTGCGGGCGATGCGGCAGACCGTATCGAGAGTATCGAGGGCACGCTGAGCGGAGCGGCAGGGACGCTGGACTTCGCCACGGGCACCCACGGTACGCCCTCGGAGGTGGAACTGCATTTTACGAAGATAACTGAGGGCGACGATGCGGGCAAGTGGATGGCAACCGTCCGGCTGCTCGGCATTGCGGGCGACGCGCAGCGGCTCACCGCCACGCTGACCTACACGGACGGCAACCCGCAGCCTACATCTCTCAATAGCGACCTCACGTCTGCTCTCAACAGCTTCAATGACGGCAAAACCGCGCCTTTGACCCTCGGCGGCACCTTGGCCGAGACCCCTGGCGAGGCGGGCTTCACCAGTGAAATCACAGACTGGGAAACAGTGGACGGCGGCGGAGTGGATGCCGAAATGTAA
- a CDS encoding DUF3575 domain-containing protein: MSKKVSFLTLFLWLTAVTFPVMAQQKTDTTYTFRFVPQKDMFYVPWNGNDTELARLLECIERNRTDILDGKLPLYVDGYCNSLGSEAENLATAKIRANRVKSELIIRAEIKEENFITRNHATEGDFVTVRLTIPVKETAATDAEAEARRKAEAERLEAEKRAEQERLAEEQRKAEEARPNILADTPSETKITTDYHLSLRANLLRWATLTPDLGLEWRICPSWGIAVNGSWTSWTWSDKDRRYALWEVAPEVRYYMGEKKAWYLGAMFKAGQFNYKLSETGKQGDLMGGGITAGYQLRLNKALDLDFNLGLGCLHADYEQYETIGGVRVRAGKETKNWWGPINAGVTLVWKLF, encoded by the coding sequence ATGAGCAAAAAAGTTTCTTTTCTTACCCTGTTTCTGTGGCTGACGGCAGTCACTTTTCCTGTCATGGCGCAGCAGAAAACAGACACGACCTACACCTTCCGCTTCGTGCCGCAGAAGGACATGTTCTACGTGCCTTGGAATGGCAATGACACGGAACTTGCCCGTCTGCTGGAATGCATCGAGCGCAACAGAACGGACATTCTTGACGGCAAGCTGCCGCTTTATGTCGACGGCTACTGCAACTCGCTGGGCAGCGAAGCCGAGAACCTTGCCACGGCGAAGATCCGTGCCAACCGTGTGAAATCCGAACTGATTATCCGTGCGGAAATCAAGGAAGAAAACTTTATCACCCGCAACCATGCGACAGAGGGAGACTTTGTCACTGTGCGCCTAACGATACCGGTCAAGGAAACAGCCGCGACGGATGCGGAAGCGGAAGCACGACGCAAGGCGGAAGCCGAACGACTGGAAGCCGAGAAGCGTGCCGAACAGGAACGACTTGCCGAAGAGCAGCGCAAGGCGGAAGAAGCCCGACCCAATATTCTTGCCGACACGCCGTCGGAAACCAAAATCACAACTGATTATCATCTCTCCCTGCGTGCCAACCTGCTGCGCTGGGCTACCCTGACACCCGATTTAGGACTTGAATGGCGCATCTGCCCGTCGTGGGGCATTGCCGTAAACGGCTCGTGGACTTCTTGGACGTGGAGCGACAAGGACCGCCGCTATGCACTCTGGGAAGTGGCTCCGGAAGTGCGTTACTATATGGGCGAGAAGAAAGCCTGGTATCTGGGTGCGATGTTCAAGGCCGGACAGTTCAACTACAAGCTCTCCGAAACAGGCAAGCAGGGCGACCTGATGGGTGGCGGCATCACCGCCGGCTACCAGCTGCGGCTGAACAAGGCATTAGATCTTGATTTCAACCTCGGCTTGGGCTGCCTGCACGCGGACTATGAGCAATACGAGACCATCGGCGGTGTGCGGGTGCGTGCCGGCAAGGAGACGAAGAACTGGTGGGGCCCGATCAATGCGGGTGTCACCTTGGTGTGGAAGCTGTTTTAG
- the clpB gene encoding ATP-dependent chaperone ClpB, with protein sequence MNFNNFTIKSQEAVQEAVNLVQNRGQQAIEPEHLMAGLLKVGENVTNFIFQKLGINGQQIETVLDRQIASLPKVSGGEPYLSRDANEVLQKAVEVSKELGDEYVSLEALLLALLNVKSTVATMLKDAGLTDKELRAAIQELRQGQNVTSQSSEDTYQSLNKYAINLIEAARSGKLDPVIGRDEEIRRVLQILSRRTKNNPILIGEPGTGKTAIVEGLAQRILRGDVPENLKNKQLFSLDMGALVAGAKYKGEFEERLKSVINEVKKSDGNIILFIDEIHTLVGAGKGEGAMDAANILKPALARGELRSIGATTLDEYQKYFEKDKALERRFQTVMVDEPDTASSISILRGLKERYENHHQVRIKDEAIIAAVELSSRYITDRFLPDKAIDLMDEAAAKLRMERDSLPEELDEIERRLKQLEIEREAIKREKDEAKLTQLNKEIAELKEQETSYKAKWQSEKELVNKIQQNKKEIEQLKFEADKAEREGDYGKVAEIRYGKLQALENEIKSIQEDLKKKQGDNALIKEEVTAEDIADVVSRWTGIPVSRMLQSEREKLLHLEDELHKRVIGQDEAIQAVADAVRRSRAGLQDPRRPIGSFIFLGTTGVGKTELAKALAEYLFNDESLMTRIDMSEYQEKHTVSRLIGAPPGYVGYDEGGQLTEAVRRKPYSVVLFDEIEKAHPDVFNILLQVLDDGRLTDNKGRTVNFKNTIIIMTSNLGSSYIQSQFEKINDQNHDQVVDETKKEVMNMLKKTIRPEFLNRIDEIIMFQPLNKPQIEQIVRLQIKGIQKMLEDNGVTLQMSDEAIDFLATAGYDPEFGARPVKRAIQRYLLNDLSKKLLSQEVNREKPIIVEREGDGLKFRN encoded by the coding sequence ATGAACTTTAACAACTTTACAATCAAATCGCAAGAGGCAGTGCAGGAGGCGGTGAACCTGGTACAGAACCGCGGACAGCAGGCCATCGAGCCGGAACATTTGATGGCAGGTTTGCTGAAGGTGGGCGAAAATGTAACCAACTTCATTTTCCAGAAACTCGGCATAAACGGCCAGCAGATAGAAACCGTACTCGACCGGCAGATTGCTTCCTTGCCGAAGGTATCGGGAGGAGAACCCTACCTGAGCCGTGACGCCAACGAAGTGTTGCAGAAAGCCGTGGAGGTATCCAAGGAACTGGGCGACGAATATGTGTCACTCGAAGCCTTGTTGCTGGCACTGCTGAACGTGAAAAGCACGGTGGCTACCATGCTGAAGGATGCAGGGCTGACCGACAAGGAACTTCGGGCTGCCATCCAGGAATTGCGTCAGGGTCAGAATGTGACCTCGCAATCGAGTGAAGATACGTATCAATCACTGAATAAATATGCCATCAACCTGATAGAAGCTGCACGAAGCGGAAAACTCGACCCGGTCATCGGCCGTGACGAGGAAATCCGACGGGTATTGCAGATTCTGAGCCGGCGTACGAAGAACAACCCGATTCTGATTGGTGAACCGGGTACCGGTAAGACGGCCATCGTAGAGGGACTGGCACAGCGAATCCTTCGGGGCGATGTGCCGGAGAACTTGAAGAACAAACAGCTGTTCTCACTGGATATGGGTGCGCTGGTGGCTGGTGCCAAATACAAAGGTGAATTTGAGGAACGTCTGAAATCGGTCATCAACGAAGTGAAGAAGTCTGATGGAAACATCATTCTCTTCATCGATGAAATCCACACCTTGGTGGGTGCCGGAAAAGGCGAAGGTGCCATGGATGCGGCCAATATCCTGAAACCGGCCTTGGCCCGTGGGGAACTGCGGAGCATCGGTGCCACTACCCTCGACGAATACCAGAAGTATTTCGAGAAGGATAAGGCGTTGGAACGTCGTTTCCAGACCGTCATGGTAGACGAACCGGATACGGCCAGCTCTATCTCCATCTTGCGTGGACTGAAGGAGCGTTACGAAAACCACCATCAGGTGCGTATCAAGGATGAGGCCATCATCGCAGCCGTGGAACTGAGCAGCCGGTACATCACCGACCGTTTCTTGCCGGATAAGGCCATCGACCTGATGGATGAGGCGGCTGCCAAGCTGCGTATGGAACGTGACTCTCTGCCGGAAGAACTGGATGAGATTGAACGCCGGTTGAAACAGCTCGAAATTGAACGCGAGGCCATCAAGCGGGAAAAGGACGAGGCAAAACTGACTCAGTTGAACAAGGAGATTGCGGAACTGAAGGAACAGGAGACTTCTTACAAGGCCAAATGGCAGAGTGAGAAGGAACTGGTGAACAAGATTCAGCAGAACAAGAAGGAAATCGAACAACTCAAGTTCGAAGCTGATAAGGCAGAACGTGAAGGCGACTACGGAAAGGTGGCCGAAATCCGTTACGGAAAGCTGCAGGCACTGGAGAACGAAATCAAGTCTATCCAAGAGGACCTGAAGAAGAAACAGGGCGACAACGCCTTGATCAAGGAAGAGGTAACGGCAGAAGACATCGCCGACGTGGTATCCCGCTGGACGGGTATACCGGTGAGCCGTATGTTGCAGAGCGAGCGTGAAAAGCTGCTCCATCTGGAAGACGAACTGCACAAGCGGGTCATCGGACAGGATGAAGCCATCCAGGCTGTGGCCGATGCCGTACGTCGTAGCCGTGCCGGACTGCAAGACCCGAGACGTCCGATTGGTTCGTTCATCTTCCTGGGTACGACCGGTGTCGGTAAAACCGAACTGGCCAAGGCTTTGGCAGAATACCTGTTCAACGATGAATCGCTGATGACGCGTATCGATATGAGTGAGTATCAGGAAAAGCATACCGTATCACGTTTGATTGGTGCGCCTCCGGGATACGTAGGTTACGATGAAGGGGGTCAGTTGACCGAAGCCGTGCGTCGGAAACCGTATTCAGTAGTCTTGTTCGATGAAATCGAAAAGGCACATCCGGATGTGTTCAACATCTTGTTGCAGGTACTGGACGACGGACGTCTGACCGACAACAAGGGACGTACGGTGAACTTCAAGAACACCATCATCATCATGACTTCCAACTTGGGCAGCTCGTACATCCAGAGTCAGTTCGAGAAAATCAACGACCAGAACCACGACCAGGTGGTAGACGAGACCAAGAAAGAGGTGATGAACATGCTGAAGAAGACCATCCGTCCGGAGTTCCTGAACCGTATCGACGAAATCATCATGTTCCAGCCGTTGAACAAGCCGCAAATCGAACAGATTGTCCGCTTGCAAATCAAAGGCATCCAGAAGATGCTGGAGGACAACGGTGTAACCTTGCAGATGAGCGACGAAGCCATCGACTTCCTGGCTACTGCCGGCTACGATCCGGAATTCGGTGCACGTCCGGTTAAACGTGCCATCCAGCGCTACTTGCTGAACGATTTGTCAAAGAAACTTCTGTCACAGGAAGTGAACCGCGAGAAACCGATCATCGTAGAGCGCGAGGGTGATGGATTGAAGTTCCGTAACTAA
- a CDS encoding glycoside hydrolase family 25 protein — MTKKSPILAVNEAEKKTSRKRPAARKNTGRRKTASGKPSGRTPRGKKKIRHWQMPSWCYYLLLGGIGACFVVVFYYFFIRPYAYRWKPCYGLKAYGVCLPYGFEVHGFDVSHHQGQIDWAELQKTQNSPFPVRFVFMKASEGGDFSDTAFIHNFDEARKHGFIRGAYHFYNPKTDASRQADFFIRSVKLEPGDLPPVLDIEVRGENEKKLRHDLKIWLDKIEHYYRVKPILYTSYKFKTRYLNDSVFNSYPYWIAHYYADSVEYKGQWRFWQHTDVGRLPGIREEVDLNVFNGTLDELKRMTIP, encoded by the coding sequence ATGACCAAAAAATCACCCATTCTCGCGGTGAACGAAGCCGAGAAAAAAACTTCCCGCAAGCGTCCTGCGGCCAGGAAAAACACGGGCAGACGAAAGACCGCTTCCGGCAAGCCGTCGGGAAGAACCCCGCGGGGAAAAAAGAAAATCCGCCACTGGCAGATGCCTTCCTGGTGTTATTATCTGTTGCTGGGGGGGATAGGTGCCTGTTTTGTCGTCGTATTCTATTATTTCTTTATCCGTCCCTACGCCTACCGCTGGAAACCTTGTTACGGGCTGAAAGCCTACGGGGTATGCCTGCCATACGGGTTTGAGGTGCATGGTTTCGACGTGTCGCACCATCAGGGGCAGATTGACTGGGCAGAACTGCAGAAAACGCAGAATTCGCCGTTTCCCGTACGGTTCGTGTTCATGAAAGCCTCCGAGGGAGGGGACTTCAGTGATACGGCATTCATTCATAACTTTGACGAGGCCCGCAAGCATGGGTTCATCCGCGGCGCCTATCATTTTTATAATCCCAAGACAGATGCTTCCCGCCAGGCCGATTTCTTTATCCGCTCCGTGAAACTGGAGCCGGGCGACCTGCCTCCGGTACTCGACATCGAGGTGAGGGGAGAGAACGAGAAGAAGCTCCGCCACGACCTGAAAATCTGGCTGGATAAAATCGAACATTATTATCGGGTGAAACCGATTCTCTATACATCCTACAAGTTCAAGACCCGCTACCTGAACGACTCCGTCTTCAATTCCTATCCCTACTGGATTGCCCACTACTACGCCGACTCGGTGGAATACAAAGGGCAGTGGCGCTTCTGGCAGCACACCGACGTAGGTCGTCTGCCGGGCATCCGCGAAGAAGTGGATTTGAACGTGTTCAACGGTACGCTTGACGAACTGAAACGCATGACGATTCCCTGA
- a CDS encoding diphosphate--fructose-6-phosphate 1-phosphotransferase, protein MTKSALQIARAAYQPKLPKALKGAVVAKEGEPTQSVADQEEIKKLFPNTYGMPLIQFVEGEAKEFAPMNVGVILSGGQAPGGHNVISGLFDGIKKLNPANKLYGFILGPGGLVDHKYMELTADIIDEYRNTGGFDIIGSGRTKLEKEDQFEKGYEILKELGIKALVIIGGDDSNTNACVLAEYYAAKNYGIQVIGCPKTIDGDLKNEMIETSFGFDTACKTYSEVIGNIERDCNSARKYWHFIKLMGRSASHIALECALQTQPNICIISEEVEAKNMSLDDIVTHIAQVVADRAAAGNNFGTVLIPEGLIEFIPAMKRLIAELNDFLAANGEEFNSIKRSKQREYIISKLSPENAAIYASLPEGVARQLSLDRDPHGNVQVSLIETEKLLSEMVGTKLAQWKEEGKYVGKFAAQHHFFGYEGRCAAPSNFDADYCYSLGYTASMLIANGKTGYMSSVRNTTAPAAEWIAGGVPITMMMNMERRHGEMKPVIQKALVKLDGAPFKAFAAMRDTWAKETAYVYPGPIQYFGPTEVCDQPTKTLQYEQAK, encoded by the coding sequence ATGACAAAAAGTGCATTACAAATTGCAAGAGCTGCTTACCAGCCGAAATTGCCGAAAGCATTGAAGGGTGCGGTAGTAGCCAAGGAAGGCGAACCGACTCAGTCTGTAGCCGATCAGGAAGAAATCAAGAAACTGTTCCCGAACACTTACGGCATGCCGTTGATTCAGTTCGTGGAAGGTGAAGCCAAGGAATTTGCTCCGATGAACGTCGGCGTAATCTTGTCTGGTGGACAGGCTCCTGGTGGCCACAACGTCATCTCTGGTTTGTTCGACGGTATCAAGAAACTGAACCCGGCCAACAAACTCTACGGTTTCATCCTGGGTCCTGGCGGTTTGGTAGACCACAAATATATGGAACTGACAGCCGATATCATCGACGAATACCGTAACACAGGTGGTTTCGATATCATCGGTTCAGGACGTACTAAACTGGAAAAAGAAGACCAGTTTGAAAAAGGATACGAAATTCTGAAAGAACTGGGCATCAAGGCACTGGTAATCATCGGTGGTGACGACTCAAATACAAACGCTTGCGTATTGGCTGAATACTATGCTGCCAAGAACTATGGCATTCAGGTAATCGGTTGCCCGAAGACTATCGACGGTGACTTGAAGAACGAAATGATTGAAACTTCATTCGGTTTCGATACTGCCTGCAAGACTTACTCTGAAGTAATCGGTAACATCGAACGTGACTGTAACTCAGCCCGCAAGTACTGGCACTTCATCAAACTGATGGGACGTTCTGCTTCTCACATCGCACTGGAATGTGCTTTGCAGACTCAGCCGAACATCTGTATCATCTCTGAAGAGGTAGAAGCCAAGAACATGTCTTTGGATGATATCGTGACTCACATCGCTCAGGTAGTAGCCGACCGTGCCGCTGCCGGCAACAACTTCGGTACCGTATTGATTCCGGAAGGTCTGATTGAATTCATTCCGGCCATGAAGCGTCTGATTGCTGAATTGAACGACTTCCTGGCTGCCAATGGCGAAGAATTCAACAGCATCAAGCGTTCTAAACAGCGCGAATACATCATCAGCAAGCTGTCTCCTGAAAACGCAGCTATCTATGCTTCTCTGCCGGAAGGCGTAGCCCGTCAGTTGTCACTCGACCGTGACCCGCACGGAAACGTACAGGTTTCTTTGATTGAAACTGAAAAGCTGCTGTCTGAAATGGTGGGAACCAAGCTGGCTCAGTGGAAAGAAGAAGGCAAGTATGTAGGCAAGTTTGCTGCTCAGCACCACTTCTTCGGTTACGAAGGACGTTGCGCTGCTCCGTCTAACTTCGACGCCGACTACTGCTACTCTTTGGGTTACACTGCTTCTATGTTGATTGCCAACGGAAAGACAGGTTACATGTCTTCTGTACGCAACACAACCGCTCCTGCTGCTGAATGGATTGCAGGTGGTGTGCCTATCACCATGATGATGAACATGGAACGCCGTCACGGTGAAATGAAGCCGGTTATCCAGAAAGCATTGGTGAAACTGGATGGTGCTCCGTTCAAGGCTTTCGCTGCTATGCGTGATACTTGGGCTAAGGAAACAGCTTACGTATATCCGGGTCCGATTCAGTACTTCGGTCCGACAGAAGTTTGCGACCAGCCGACGAAGACTCTGCAGTACGAACAGGCAAAATAA